The DNA sequence AAGTTAATCTCAGTAGGTGATTTTGAGGCGGATAAAAGCGGGGATACTATTGCCAAGGCCTTGTCTAAAGGTAAACCCGAGCCTTACAGCTACAAACTTGACTTAGGTGGCGGCAACTACGTCACTCACACCGACCCTAAAAAGAGACAAGTCTCAGCCAAGATGGAGATAATGGGTAGAATTGAGGGTAATACCTTTTATTTTAAGGACAAGAGGATAGCCCTTGAGTCAATAATTGAGTTTAATACAAATAAATATAGAATAAAAGGACTGATTATTAAACAACCTGCTCAGGTTAAGAAAATTGACAGAGAATGGGTGATATTAAAGGTAAAATTTACAAATTTGATACCCGAATTAACCAGTTGCATTAATGAGGGCGATGAGGAAAGAGATATCTCTGGAGCCTTGCTTGCTAAAGTAAGGTCTATCGTTAACAATGAGCCAACAGAGACTATGGTTTTACTTAAAGAAGGCGAGAAAGTAAATATTGCTAAATATCCTGTGAATAGAGATGTTATTTTATTGATAGAAGGTCTCTGCATCAAAACACAAAAGGGTTTGTTTTTCAAGGAAACCAGAATAAAGATAGGCAATGGTTTAGTCCTACGGACTGATGAATATGATATTGCGGGGAGGATAATTGGAATAGAAGAGATTAGAGATTTGTGATAAGAAGATGAACCGGGGTGTTGAAAACAGTATTCTTTTAAGACAATTAAGAGATTTAAAAGAGGCCTATCTGACTATGGAGGCGAAGATAAGCTCTGTCTATTTAGAGAGTCTTACTCACCGATTAATTAAGAAAATGAATGAGAGGATAAAGGTTTGTTTTAGATATAGTTTTTGGGGAAGGATTAGCGAAATAAAAGAAATAGATTCAGTCCTTTTAGATGATAGCCGAGCGCTGCGATATTTGATTAATTTTTATAAAAGATGGAGGGATAGGATAATTCGTTACTCAAAAGCCAGTTCAACGGTTAATGTAGCGGAGGATACAAGAAAACAACTTATTTTTTCTCCCGTGAAGATAATAAGTATAATTGTGATTACGGCAGTTTTGGTCAATGCGGTTCTATCTGTTATTTTGCAAAAACAGATGGGTTTATGGGGTTTCTTTATACGGGTATTGTTTTTGTCTGCAGGCGCTGCCGGGTTATCTTGCCCTGCAGGTTGGCCAACTGTTAAAAAGAGCAGCGTATTTTTAAGAAAGATGCGGATGGATTAGATGTGTCTAAGAAAATTAAGATTTTGAGGATAATTGCCAGGTTAAATATTGGCGGACCGGCGATACATACGATTTTGCTTACCGAAGGGCTGGATAAAAGTCGGTTTGAAGCCATCTTAGTTACCGGTCTGGCAGAAAAGTACGAAGGAGATATGTTTTATCTAGCTGAGGAAAAAGGAGTTGGACCAATAATTATCCCTGAGTTAGGTTGCACCTTAAATATGCGCAATGACATTATTGCTTTCTGGAAATTATTTTGTTTGATTAGAAGCGAAAGACCAGACATAATTCATACCCACACCGCCAAGGCCGGTGGCTTAGGAAGATTAGCGGGGATGTTTTACAATTTGCTTTCAGCTTTCAGCTTTCAGCCTTCAGCTCAAAAGAAGTGTACGCTGATACACACCTTCCACGGCCATGTATTGCATAGTTATTTTGGCAGAATAAAAAGTGCGCTGTTTATCCGGATAGAAAGGTTTTTGGCTATATTTACGGATAAGATTATAGCGGTCAGTGAGAATTTAAGAAAGGAGTTAGTTGAATTAAAGATAGCCGGTTCTCACAAAATTGTTACCGTTGCCTTGGGTTTAGAGCTGGAGAAGTATTTAAGGCTCGAAAATAAGGGTTCAAGAAATAGGGATTACAAATCAGTGGGCGTTATTGGGCGTTTAGTGCCGATAAAGAATCATAAGATGTTTTTAGACGCAGCCAAGCGGATTAAAGATACTTTGGGATTTAAACAGAGGGTGAAATTCTTAATAGTTGGAGACGGGCCTTTGCGGCAGGAGCTGGAAAACTATGCCAAAAGATTAGGCATAAGTGAGGATGTGTCTTTTAGGGGATGGATAAGAGATTTAGAGAAGGTATATTCTGAATTGGATATAGTGGCTTTAACCTCTTTAAACGAAGGTACCCCAGTGGCCTTAATTGAGGCCCAGGCAGCAGCACGCCCTTGCGTAGCTGCTTGCGTGGGAGGAGTAAGCGATGTAGTTAAAGAGGGAAGAAGTGGCTTTTTAGTTACCTCTCAGGATACAGAAAAGTTTGTTCAGGCTATAATTAAGTTATTGGATAATCCGGGATTGATAAAAGCAATGGGAGAATATGGCAGAGACAAGGTGAAAGATAGATTTAGTAAGGAGCGGTTAATTAAGGATATAGAGGTTTTATATGGGAAGGAGTTCTTATGAAAGTACTAATTACCGGCGGTGCAGGCTTCATTGGCTCGCATTTATGCGAAAAGTTACTTAATATGGGCGATGAGGTTACGGCTTTGGATAATTTGTCCACAGGCAGATATGAGAATGTTGTCCATCTTAAAGACAATAAAAAGTTTAATTTGGTCGTGGGTAGCGTCCTTAACGAACAATTGGTGGATAAAGTTTGCGAGAAGGCCAATATAATATTCCATCTGGCCGCGGCAGTGGGTGTAGAGTTGATAGTTAAAGAGCCGTTGGAATCTTTGACTACTAATATCAAAGGAAGCGAGATAGTTTTGGATATGGCCCAGCGTTACAATAAAAAGGTCTTGATTACTTCTACTTCCGAAATCTATGGTAAAAATACAAATGGCCCTTTAAAAGAAAACGACGATAGAATTTTAGGCTCTCCCTTAAAAAGCAGGTGGGGGTATTCCACGGCTAAAGCTGTGGATGAGATGTTGGCTTATGTGTATTGGAAAGAGAAAGGTCTGCCTACCATTATTGTTAGATTGTTTAACACAGTAGGGCCCAGGCAAACCGGGGCCTATGGAATGGTCATACCTCGTTTCGTTACCCAGGCCTTAAAGAGCGAAGCTTTAACTGTTTATGGAGATGGCTGCCAGTCCAGATGTTTTCTTCATGTTCAGGATGTGGTCGGCGCATTGGTTAAGTTAATGCAAAATCCTAAAAGCGTAGGGCAGGTTTTTAATGTGGGAAGTCAGGAAGAAATTACTATTAAAGAATTAGCTAAAAAAGTCATCCAGCTTACGCATAGTAATTCTCAGATTGTTTATATCCCTTACGATAAGGCCTATGAAGAAGGCTTTGAGGATATGCAGCGCAGAGTTCCCGATATCAGCAAAATCCAGGATTTAATCGGCTACAAGCCAACGATGAATTTGGAAGGCATACTGAAAAGTGTAATAGAGTATCATAAACAGCAAAATAAAGATTAGCTCAAAAGCTCAAAGGTTATAAAAATGGTTTATGCAATAGCATTTGCTTCAGCCTTAATATTATCTCTATCTTTAACACCGATTATAATAAAGATAACTTATAAATTTTGTTGGGTGGCCAAGCCAAATCAGCTTAGGTGGCATAAAAATGCTACTCCTCTCTTGGGTGGGATAGGCATATATATCGCTTTTCTAATTCCGCTTTTTTTCTTTATTAAAATTGATAAGACAATAGCGGGATTGTTGTTGGGGACGTCGCTTATATTCTTGATTGGTCTTATTGATGATATCCTTCATATAAAACCTCAGTTAAAATTAATTAGTCAAATTTTTGCATCCTGTATAATTTTGGCATTTGGCATAAACTTCGAAATTATTCCTATAAGATGGATAGTTTTACCTTTGACAATTTTTTGGATTGTGGGCATTACCAATGCCTTTAACCTCCTGGATAATATGGATGGTTTATCCTGTGGAGTTGCTTTTATATCCTGTGCTTTTCTTTTTGTTTATTCTTTGTTAAGCGGTATGCATACCGTAGCTTTACTCTCTATAATTCTGGCCGGGGCAAGCCTGGGATTTTTAAGATATAATTTTTATCCGGCTAAGATATTTATGGGTGATTGCGGCAGCCAATTCCTGGGAATGGCTATTGCAGTAATTGCCATAATCGGTACCGCCGGGCATATTTCCAATTTGATAGTTACCTTAGCCATTCCGGTCCTGATTCTCGGTGTGCCTATCTTTGATACCACTTTTGTTGCCCTGATACGCAGGTTTAAGGGTCAACCGGTTTCCCGAGGAGGAAGAGACCATACATCCCATCGGTTGGTGCTTTTGGGTTTATCTGAGCGCAAGACAGTTTTGCTTTTATATCTATTGAGTATTCTTTTTGGCTTGATTGCTCTACTTTATGCCCGGATAGATATAATTATTGTTTCTATTTTAGCGGCATTGGCGATTATTGTCCTTTTCTTTTTCGGTGTATTTTTAGGCGAAACAAAGATTTATTCAGATAAAGAAATAGAATCTTTAAGAAAGAGCCACTCCCAAAAAAGAAAAACAGTACTAAATACCATATTTCTCCATAAGCGTCGTATCGCTGAAGTAATAATTGACCTGGTTCTTATCTGTATTTCTTACTACACAGCATATCTGCTTCGTTTCGAAGGGAAGATATCTTCTACCAATTTTTCATTAATGATAAATTCCTTACCCTGGCTGATTATCGCAAGACTTGGTTGTTTTTATTATTTTGGACTTTATCAGGGTATCTGGCGCTATATCGGTATAAAAGACTTAGTGGCTATCTTTAAAGCAGTATCGGCAAGTTCGGTATTAACGATTCTATTTTTGACCTTCTTTTTTAGATTTCAAGAGTATTCACGCGTTGTTTTTATTATTGATTGGATATTAATACTATTTTTAGCTTCTGGAACCAGAATATTAATCAGGGTCTTACGGGAATCCTTTATTTCTTTAAGGTCGGGAGAAAAGAAGGTTCTCATTTTTGGCGCTGGCGATGCCGGAGAGATGGTCTTGCGCGAAATCCGCTATAATAAGAAATTAAATTATCATCCCGTAGGTTTTTTGGACGACAACCCAAAGAAGGCAGGTAGAAGAATTCACGGCGTTCCTGTTTTGGGAAGGCGGGATAAACTTGCGCAATTGGTTAGAGATAAAGGTGTGGAAGAGATTATTATTGCCATCCCTTCGGCAAAACAAGAGACCCTGGATAGCCTTTTCCAGGAATGTCGGAAATGCGGAGTAAAATATAAGCGAATGGGCGGCATTTTATGGGAGTGATGAATTTGAATAAAAACAGGATTGCCGATTATTGCGATAGAATTATAGAGATTTTTCTATATATATTGATTTTTTGTCTCCCATTTTCTAAGGCAATAATTGAAATATCGGCAACCTTTATTATTCTGACCTGGATAGTAAAAAAGATATTTAACTGGCGCCCGGTTTCTACGTATCTTAATATAGCCATAATTGCATACATTCTGGCCACTTTTTTATCAGTAATATTTAGCAGCAATTTTGCTTTGAGTTTGAAGAATTTTGGTAGTAAGACAATGGAGTACATATTATTATTTTTTATCGTTTCGGAGTTTGCTTGCGATAAAAGAAGGCTAAAAAATATTGTAATCGTGATGCTGGCTTCGGCGGCAATGATTGGCATAGATTGTATATTTCAATACTTTTTTGGTTTTGATTTTTTGCGCCACAGAACATTAGAGGCGGGAAGAATAACCGGGAGCTTTCAGATGCCCGGAGATTTGGCCGGATATCTTGCGCCGGTTCTTTGTTTGCCTCTGGCTCTTTACTTTTTGAAACTTAAGAAACGGCTAAAATATCTCTTAAGAATAGAATCGATGCTATTACTGAGTTTGGTGTTTATCTCACTTGTCCGGGGTGTTTGGATTGGCCTTATAGCAGGAGTCTTTTTTTTGGGCTTATTGGAGAATAAAAAGACAATATACGGTACAGCTGCCTTTTTGCTTGTTCTTATCATGATTATACCTTACTTAACAGGAACTTTTGATAATATTTTTGGCCGCCTGAAAACTATTTTCGTGCTTTCAGATACATCCAGCCTGGACAGAAAGGCAATCTGGGAAGTAGCCGTGCGGATGATAAGGGATAGGCCTTTATTTGGACACGGCTTAAGTACCTTTATGGGTAATTTTGCGAGTTTTGGCAAAGATTATTATTATTTTAAAACACAAGGATTAATTCCCTACGCCCATAATTGTTATCTCCAGATTGCTGCCGAAACAGGCATTGTCGGACTGGTGAGCTTTTTATGGCTCATAGGCACGTTTTTCATTCATACTATAATTTTTTTAAAGAAGATAAAAGATAAATTCTATCATGCAGTTTTGGCCGGCATTTCCGCTGGCATAATAGTTACTTTAGTGCACAGCGCTGTGGATACGAATCTGTATTCTCTGCAGTTATCGGTTTTGTTCTGGATTATGCTGGGATTAAATGCAGCCTTACAGCGAGACTTTGCCTTTGAAAAGGTATAAAACCGAGAAAATAAGAGACTGGGCGATTGTTTTTTCTTATGCCCTCCTTATTTATATTAGCCTGCCAATGATGCCCGGATTAT is a window from the Patescibacteria group bacterium genome containing:
- a CDS encoding glycosyltransferase family 4 protein, producing MSKKIKILRIIARLNIGGPAIHTILLTEGLDKSRFEAILVTGLAEKYEGDMFYLAEEKGVGPIIIPELGCTLNMRNDIIAFWKLFCLIRSERPDIIHTHTAKAGGLGRLAGMFYNLLSAFSFQPSAQKKCTLIHTFHGHVLHSYFGRIKSALFIRIERFLAIFTDKIIAVSENLRKELVELKIAGSHKIVTVALGLELEKYLRLENKGSRNRDYKSVGVIGRLVPIKNHKMFLDAAKRIKDTLGFKQRVKFLIVGDGPLRQELENYAKRLGISEDVSFRGWIRDLEKVYSELDIVALTSLNEGTPVALIEAQAAARPCVAACVGGVSDVVKEGRSGFLVTSQDTEKFVQAIIKLLDNPGLIKAMGEYGRDKVKDRFSKERLIKDIEVLYGKEFL
- a CDS encoding DUF4330 family protein, with the protein product KLISVGDFEADKSGDTIAKALSKGKPEPYSYKLDLGGGNYVTHTDPKKRQVSAKMEIMGRIEGNTFYFKDKRIALESIIEFNTNKYRIKGLIIKQPAQVKKIDREWVILKVKFTNLIPELTSCINEGDEERDISGALLAKVRSIVNNEPTETMVLLKEGEKVNIAKYPVNRDVILLIEGLCIKTQKGLFFKETRIKIGNGLVLRTDEYDIAGRIIGIEEIRDL
- a CDS encoding GDP-mannose 4,6-dehydratase; the encoded protein is MKVLITGGAGFIGSHLCEKLLNMGDEVTALDNLSTGRYENVVHLKDNKKFNLVVGSVLNEQLVDKVCEKANIIFHLAAAVGVELIVKEPLESLTTNIKGSEIVLDMAQRYNKKVLITSTSEIYGKNTNGPLKENDDRILGSPLKSRWGYSTAKAVDEMLAYVYWKEKGLPTIIVRLFNTVGPRQTGAYGMVIPRFVTQALKSEALTVYGDGCQSRCFLHVQDVVGALVKLMQNPKSVGQVFNVGSQEEITIKELAKKVIQLTHSNSQIVYIPYDKAYEEGFEDMQRRVPDISKIQDLIGYKPTMNLEGILKSVIEYHKQQNKD
- a CDS encoding O-antigen ligase family protein, with protein sequence MNLNKNRIADYCDRIIEIFLYILIFCLPFSKAIIEISATFIILTWIVKKIFNWRPVSTYLNIAIIAYILATFLSVIFSSNFALSLKNFGSKTMEYILLFFIVSEFACDKRRLKNIVIVMLASAAMIGIDCIFQYFFGFDFLRHRTLEAGRITGSFQMPGDLAGYLAPVLCLPLALYFLKLKKRLKYLLRIESMLLLSLVFISLVRGVWIGLIAGVFFLGLLENKKTIYGTAAFLLVLIMIIPYLTGTFDNIFGRLKTIFVLSDTSSLDRKAIWEVAVRMIRDRPLFGHGLSTFMGNFASFGKDYYYFKTQGLIPYAHNCYLQIAAETGIVGLVSFLWLIGTFFIHTIIFLKKIKDKFYHAVLAGISAGIIVTLVHSAVDTNLYSLQLSVLFWIMLGLNAALQRDFAFEKV